The genomic segment AAATAAATTTATTCAAACTACACTTCCTCAAGAAAAACTTAAAATCTGGGAAAAGATAAAAGAAGGAAGGGTTTAAAAAGAGAAAGATAAAATGCAGATAATAGATTTAAGTTTGGCGTTAAAAGGTTATGGTCCAGAGCCTGACCCACCTAAAATTAAGTATATGAGTCATAAGACAGGGGCATTTTTACTTGGATTAGGGGCTTTGCTCTGTAAAAGTAATTCATTCATAGGACATCTAAAAAATTTTATCCTCTATTTAATCGGCAACTATAGAATTACCTCAAAAGATTTTCCTGACCAGATGGGGATAGCCTTAGAAGAGATTAAAACCGATACCCATGCTGGAACTCATCTTGATGCCCCCTGGCATTTCGGTCCTACTGCTGAAAACAAACCGGCTAAAACTATTGGTGAAGTCCCACTCCAATGGTGCTACTCAGATGGCGTCGTGCTTGATTTAAGACATAAAAAGGCAGGTGAATTTATCACCATCGAGGATATAAAATCTGCCTTGCAAAAGATTAATTACCAGATTAAACCTGATGACATCGTCCTGATTATGACCGGCTGGGATAAATTTCAAGATAGTAAAGAATATCTAAATCATCCTGGAATGTCTGAAGAAGCAACTTTATGGCTAATTGAGCAAGGAGTAAAGATAATGGGGATTGATGCCTTTGGTTTTGACCGCGGTTGGCAGGCGATGTTTGATGATTATATTAAAACAAAGGATGCTAAATATCTCTGGCCCGCCCATTTTGTCGGCAGAAAAAAGGAATACTGCCACATCGAAAAAATGGCAAATCTGGATAAAATACCAAAACCGTATGGGTTTAAAGTTATTTGTTTTCCAGTAAATATAGAAAAGGCAGGAGCTGGTTGGACAAGAGCCGTGGCGATTATTGAATAAGGATTTATCTTCAACATATTAGAAATTATAAAAATTGCAGAAACTGTAAACAGAGGTATTTTATGGAAAGAATTGTTTATAAAACCAATAATTTTAAAGCGGCTGAGGAATGGAATATTTTACAGCAGACCCAATTGACCCCAAAGCAACGGCAAGAAATTGCATTAGAACTAAGGAAAAGAGTTTATGGAACAAAAAATCTTGATGTAAAGGAGGCTTATAAACTTATCAAGAAAATCGTAAGCGTTCAGGTGGTGTAACAAAAGGAGATGTGGAGATTAAGGAGATAGGGAGATATTATTAAAAAAATTGAAATTAATAGAAACTAATAGAAATTTATGGAAATTTGTTGTTTTCCACAAT from the bacterium genome contains:
- a CDS encoding cyclase family protein → MQIIDLSLALKGYGPEPDPPKIKYMSHKTGAFLLGLGALLCKSNSFIGHLKNFILYLIGNYRITSKDFPDQMGIALEEIKTDTHAGTHLDAPWHFGPTAENKPAKTIGEVPLQWCYSDGVVLDLRHKKAGEFITIEDIKSALQKINYQIKPDDIVLIMTGWDKFQDSKEYLNHPGMSEEATLWLIEQGVKIMGIDAFGFDRGWQAMFDDYIKTKDAKYLWPAHFVGRKKEYCHIEKMANLDKIPKPYGFKVICFPVNIEKAGAGWTRAVAIIE